Part of the Microcoleus sp. FACHB-831 genome is shown below.
CTGGAGGTTTTGACCTGTGCGGCCTGGTATGTTGTATAGCATCAGGGGCAGGTCGGGTACTGCTTTGGCGATCGCCAGGAAGTGGCTATAAAGCCCCGACTGCGGTGGTTTGTTGTAGTAGGGAACTACTTGTAAAGATCCATCTAACCCTAGTTTAGCGGCTTTTTCGGTTGCTGCGATCGCTTCGTTGGTCGAATTTGAACCAGTTCCGGCAATTACCTTTGCTTTCCCTGCTACAGCTTTTTGCACTACCTGAAATAATTCGTACTCTTCTTCCCAGGTTAGTGTCGGAGATTCGCCAGTTGTGCCGCATACTACTATCGCATCCGTGCCACTCTCCGCCAAATGAGCCGCCAGTTGTTCTGTCACAGCGTAATTTACACTGCCATCTTCCTTAAATGGCGTCACCATCGCGGTGATCACGCGCCCAAAATTTACCACACTCTTCTCACTTTCATCGTTCATTGTTCATCGTTTATTGTGCCTCGTCCCTTGTTCGCCGTTCACTGTTTACAGTCAAGAGCCAACAATCTACTAGAACAATCAACTAGCAAGTACTGGCTTAGAGCGTTTCATCAAATTCTTTGTCGCCAACAATTCTGCAATTTGTACTGCATTCAAAGCAGCACCCTTACGAATCTGGTCTCCGCTCAACCATAGTTCCAAACCATTTGGGTTAGAAATATCTTGACGAATTCTACCCACTAAAACTTCATCGCGACCACTAGCTTCAATTGGCATGGGGAAATAATTCGCTTGCCAGTCTTCCACCAGTTGAACTCCGGCTGCCTTTGCTAATATTTCCCTCGCTTTCTCTACAGGAAATGGTTCGCTAAACTCTATATTAAGGGCTTCTGAGTGTGCCCTGAGTACAGGAACCCGTATACAGGTAGCAGTAATTCTCAACTCAGGCGCTCCAAAGA
Proteins encoded:
- the dapA gene encoding 4-hydroxy-tetrahydrodipicolinate synthase, with the protein product MNDESEKSVVNFGRVITAMVTPFKEDGSVNYAVTEQLAAHLAESGTDAIVVCGTTGESPTLTWEEEYELFQVVQKAVAGKAKVIAGTGSNSTNEAIAATEKAAKLGLDGSLQVVPYYNKPPQSGLYSHFLAIAKAVPDLPLMLYNIPGRTGQNLQPETVARLAEIPNVVAIKEATGNLDQASQIRCLTPPEFKIYSGDDSLTLPLLAIGGAGVVSVASHLVGTQMQQMIQAFETGQTGVAAQIHQKLFPLFKALFCTTNPIPVKAALKLQGWDVGGCRPPMCDIPEDLIKTLESVLKDLSLI